From the genome of uncultured Fibrobacter sp., one region includes:
- a CDS encoding penicillin-binding protein activator yields the protein MKRLLPFALVAMLAASAFAQDEIREAKNLIQNGQCAEAIAPLQKVYKSSFRKSSGEKAAVMLTECYLREHKRDEALKLSSRFLEYYVNTVYRERMELANAIVLVEKGNVYEGVEAMLRILAYSKNPAARSRTKDVAIQTLAASLLTADQLQALLEKYPVDKDIVGWMQLQIGRECQNSKRYKAARYWYKKVVAGGVAENLSNTAEKGLESLEDRGAGMPTVLVLAPLSGDYAEFGAAAIQGVILAHEKAGLKGKVNLRVADTRADAAQALLRTQQAINQDSIVAIIGPIMSAPAATVAAWLGSNFQNIPMLTPTATDDGIAKMGPNIFQVNITMDNLARSIADFATKCLNIREYAILSPLGGYGASMSQSFTTAVERRGGSVIAFRNYEEGRPDYKTEFSLLRDVRFKQINRRQNIARGASDLDAVNAKERRFYMQDSTFNIPGIFIPATNPGDAGLMAGQVAFNKISGVLLGASGWYGRELLIQGKRQVDSSYFSVPAMDMGGNNDGLKKFVSDFKERWGAEPGEDRVSGLSYDAANIVFSSMAKNPNSLTNLINYTANFQGVYGEIKFKRGMNMNTKIVTVNKGKFETVEGCPAK from the coding sequence ATGAAACGTCTTTTACCCTTTGCTTTGGTGGCAATGCTTGCCGCTTCCGCTTTTGCCCAGGACGAAATTCGTGAGGCAAAGAACTTAATCCAGAACGGCCAGTGTGCCGAGGCGATTGCCCCGCTCCAGAAGGTCTACAAGTCAAGCTTCCGCAAGTCCTCGGGCGAAAAGGCCGCCGTGATGCTCACGGAATGCTACTTGCGCGAACACAAGCGCGACGAAGCCCTGAAGCTTTCTTCCCGATTCCTGGAATACTACGTGAACACGGTTTACCGTGAACGTATGGAACTGGCTAACGCCATCGTGCTGGTTGAAAAGGGGAATGTCTACGAAGGTGTAGAAGCCATGCTCCGCATTCTGGCCTACTCCAAGAACCCAGCCGCCCGCAGCCGCACCAAGGATGTCGCCATCCAGACGTTGGCCGCCTCTCTCTTGACTGCCGACCAGTTGCAGGCCCTTTTGGAAAAGTACCCGGTCGATAAGGACATCGTGGGCTGGATGCAGCTGCAGATCGGCCGCGAATGCCAGAACTCCAAGCGTTACAAGGCAGCCCGTTACTGGTACAAGAAGGTTGTGGCAGGTGGGGTAGCCGAAAACCTCTCCAACACCGCCGAGAAGGGGCTTGAATCCTTGGAAGACCGCGGCGCCGGTATGCCGACGGTCTTGGTGCTCGCCCCCCTTTCTGGCGACTACGCCGAATTTGGCGCGGCGGCTATTCAGGGCGTGATTCTTGCCCACGAAAAGGCCGGACTCAAGGGCAAGGTGAACCTGCGCGTGGCCGATACCCGTGCTGACGCCGCCCAGGCGCTTTTGCGTACGCAGCAGGCCATTAACCAGGACAGCATTGTGGCCATCATCGGCCCCATCATGAGTGCCCCGGCCGCAACCGTTGCCGCCTGGCTCGGTAGCAACTTCCAGAACATCCCGATGCTCACCCCGACCGCTACCGACGACGGTATCGCCAAGATGGGCCCGAACATTTTCCAGGTGAACATCACCATGGATAACCTCGCCAGAAGCATCGCCGACTTCGCCACCAAGTGCCTGAACATCCGCGAATACGCCATCTTGAGCCCGCTCGGTGGCTATGGCGCCTCGATGTCGCAGAGCTTTACTACCGCCGTGGAACGTCGCGGCGGCTCCGTGATCGCCTTCCGCAACTACGAAGAAGGCCGCCCCGACTACAAGACCGAATTCAGCCTGCTTCGCGATGTGCGCTTCAAGCAGATCAACCGCCGCCAGAACATTGCCCGCGGTGCCTCTGACCTCGACGCCGTGAACGCCAAGGAACGCCGCTTCTACATGCAGGACTCCACGTTCAACATTCCGGGCATCTTCATTCCGGCGACGAACCCGGGTGACGCCGGCCTCATGGCAGGCCAGGTGGCCTTCAACAAGATTTCGGGCGTGCTGCTCGGCGCCTCCGGCTGGTATGGCCGCGAGCTCCTGATCCAGGGCAAGCGCCAGGTCGACAGCTCCTACTTTAGCGTGCCCGCCATGGACATGGGCGGCAACAACGACGGCCTCAAGAAGTTCGTGAGCGACTTCAAGGAACGCTGGGGTGCAGAACCCGGCGAAGACCGAGTCAGCGGACTCAGCTACGACGCCGCCAACATCGTGTTCAGCTCCATGGCCAAGAACCCGAACAGCCTCACGAACCTGATCAACTACACCGCGAACTTCCAGGGCGTGTACGGTGAAATCAAGTTCAAGCGCGGCATGAACATGAACACCAAGATCGTGACCGTGAACAAGGGCAAGTTCGAAACTGTCGAAGGCTGCCCGGCTAAGTAA
- a CDS encoding nucleotidyltransferase domain-containing protein produces the protein MALCIESDHLEKVQRILALHFEGLEVWAHGARVTGVDLTPDTELELVVISESPLSFEAMTAVEKAFVDSGLPFRVDVMDWAKLPESLQKQIKKEHDVVQAAAES, from the coding sequence ATGGCTTTATGTATTGAATCAGATCATTTGGAAAAGGTCCAGAGGATCTTGGCCCTCCATTTCGAAGGGCTCGAAGTTTGGGCGCATGGAGCCCGTGTCACGGGAGTGGATCTCACGCCCGATACGGAACTGGAATTGGTGGTTATTTCAGAAAGTCCCCTTTCTTTCGAGGCGATGACCGCTGTTGAAAAGGCTTTTGTCGATAGCGGACTCCCGTTCCGGGTCGATGTCATGGACTGGGCTAAGCTCCCCGAATCTCTCCAAAAACAAATCAAGAAAGAACACGACGTGGTTCAAGCCGCTGCGGAATCCTAG